Proteins found in one Arthrobacter sp. U41 genomic segment:
- a CDS encoding TatD family hydrolase: protein MINPLTPVPFRAPGSDGTGRQGYPPAPEPLPVPVMDNHTHLDFPNEDLAVSIGDALDAAEAVGVQGAVQVGCDLESSRFTVQAVDLDPRLLGAVALHPNDAPGYAARGELDEALAEIEALAAHPRIRAIGETGLDFFRTQGEGLAHQRYSFRRHIDIAKRLGLALQIHDRDAHDDVVQVLREEGAPERVVFHCFSGGAELARICNTEGWYMSFAGTLTFKNAADLRAAVAIAEPERILVETDAPFLTPHPHRGRPNASYMVPYTVRAMAELTGWELSELCARIAGNTVQAYGSWD, encoded by the coding sequence ATGATCAATCCCCTGACTCCCGTCCCGTTCCGTGCGCCCGGCAGTGATGGCACCGGCAGGCAGGGATACCCGCCGGCCCCGGAACCGCTTCCGGTGCCGGTGATGGACAACCACACCCATCTCGATTTCCCGAACGAGGACCTTGCGGTCAGCATCGGTGACGCCCTCGATGCCGCCGAGGCCGTGGGGGTCCAGGGTGCCGTGCAGGTGGGATGCGACCTCGAATCGTCCAGATTCACTGTCCAGGCAGTGGACCTGGATCCGCGGCTGCTGGGCGCCGTTGCCCTCCACCCCAATGACGCGCCGGGATATGCCGCGCGCGGAGAACTGGACGAGGCCCTGGCCGAGATCGAGGCCCTCGCGGCGCACCCGAGGATCCGGGCCATCGGCGAAACCGGCCTGGATTTCTTCCGCACCCAGGGGGAGGGGTTGGCCCATCAGCGCTATTCCTTCCGGCGTCACATCGACATTGCCAAACGCCTCGGGCTGGCACTGCAAATCCACGACCGTGACGCGCATGACGACGTCGTCCAGGTGCTGCGGGAGGAGGGGGCCCCCGAACGCGTGGTGTTCCACTGTTTCTCGGGCGGGGCGGAGCTGGCCCGGATCTGCAACACCGAGGGCTGGTACATGTCCTTCGCCGGGACCCTGACCTTCAAAAATGCCGCGGATCTCCGCGCCGCCGTGGCTATCGCGGAGCCGGAGCGGATCCTGGTCGAGACGGACGCGCCGTTCCTGACCCCGCATCCCCACCGGGGCCGGCCCAACGCAAGCTATATGGTCCCCTACACCGTCCGGGCGATGGCCGAATTGACTGGATGGGAGCTCTCGGAACTGTGTGCCCGGATCGCCGGAAATACCGTGCAGGCATACGGATCCTGGGACTGA
- a CDS encoding resuscitation-promoting factor, whose protein sequence is MVKFFTSDGKVSFVKVGTQLVVLVALVLGLVAFVGNNKTVTLNVDGKVSSVQTFGGTVGQVVKGANLELQSSDRVTPAADSHVQDGSVINVNLAKAVKVSLDGAERTISTTSPTVEGLVTELGVAGASELSVPKDAQLAVSGSFVTISTPKSVSIVADGKADKTTTTAANVGQLLADAGISLGATDRVSQPDNAPVVNDMVIKVSRVDASQTAEATEAVPFETFTTEDAGLTKGEKKVTQAGVAGTISKSFKLVLVDGREASRTLVSESVSIQPVTEKITVGTKPKPKPAAQTAGANTGAGAPAMMNEAMWDKIAQCESTGNWSINNGNGYYGGLQFDIQTWLGSGGGAYAPNASLATKAQQIDIANRVYAQRGLQPWGCGWAASS, encoded by the coding sequence GTGGTCAAGTTCTTCACATCGGATGGCAAAGTCAGCTTCGTCAAAGTCGGCACGCAGCTCGTGGTGCTGGTGGCACTCGTGCTGGGACTCGTTGCCTTCGTCGGCAACAACAAGACAGTCACCCTCAACGTCGACGGCAAAGTGAGTTCCGTCCAGACCTTCGGCGGCACCGTCGGCCAGGTCGTCAAGGGCGCCAACCTTGAACTCCAGTCCTCCGACCGGGTCACGCCCGCCGCGGACTCCCATGTACAGGACGGCTCCGTCATCAACGTCAACCTCGCCAAGGCCGTCAAGGTCAGCCTGGACGGCGCGGAGCGGACCATCAGCACCACCTCGCCCACTGTCGAGGGCCTCGTGACGGAACTCGGCGTGGCCGGCGCCTCGGAACTGTCCGTTCCGAAGGACGCGCAGCTCGCAGTCTCCGGCTCCTTCGTTACGATCTCGACGCCGAAGAGCGTGAGCATCGTTGCTGACGGCAAGGCCGACAAGACCACAACGACAGCGGCCAACGTCGGCCAGCTCCTCGCCGACGCCGGCATCTCGCTGGGCGCCACCGACCGCGTCTCGCAGCCGGACAACGCCCCGGTGGTCAATGACATGGTCATTAAGGTTTCCCGCGTGGACGCCAGCCAGACGGCCGAAGCGACCGAGGCCGTGCCGTTCGAAACCTTCACCACCGAGGACGCCGGGCTGACCAAGGGCGAAAAGAAGGTGACCCAGGCGGGCGTGGCCGGCACCATCAGCAAGAGCTTCAAGCTGGTCCTCGTCGACGGCCGCGAAGCCTCCCGCACCCTGGTGTCCGAGTCCGTCAGCATCCAGCCAGTCACCGAAAAGATCACCGTCGGCACCAAGCCCAAGCCCAAGCCGGCAGCACAGACCGCCGGTGCCAACACCGGCGCCGGGGCCCCGGCCATGATGAACGAAGCCATGTGGGACAAGATCGCGCAGTGCGAGTCCACCGGCAACTGGTCCATCAACAACGGCAACGGCTACTACGGCGGACTGCAGTTCGACATCCAGACCTGGCTCGGATCCGGCGGCGGCGCATACGCCCCGAACGCCAGCCTGGCCACCAAGGCCCAGCAGATCGACATCGCCAACCGGGTCTACGCACAGCGCGGCCTGCAGCCCTGGGGCTGCGGCTGGGCAGCCTCAAGCTAA
- the rsmA gene encoding 16S rRNA (adenine(1518)-N(6)/adenine(1519)-N(6))-dimethyltransferase RsmA yields the protein MTEPTPSAPGSTPLSAPTGTPATAPPPLMGASDIRRLAEEIGVRPTKSLGQNFVIDGNTIRRIVAAADIHPDETVLEVGPGLGSLTLGLLDAARSVVAVEIDPVLAGKLPATVAQWRPAAVGNFHLVLADAMRVTELPVQPTALVANLPYNVAVPVVLHLLQHFPSLRHGLVMVQDEVADRLAAGPGSKTYGVPSVKAAWYSSMRKAGVIGMNVFWPAPKIHSGLVSFTRREPPVTTATREQVFAVIDAAFAQRRKTLRAALAGWAGSAAEAERCLRAAGIDPTARGEVIDIAAFSRIAEAREQPVN from the coding sequence GTGACTGAACCGACCCCCTCCGCGCCAGGCAGTACGCCACTCTCTGCCCCGACCGGTACTCCGGCGACCGCGCCCCCACCCCTGATGGGCGCCTCGGACATCCGCAGGCTGGCCGAGGAGATCGGGGTCCGTCCCACCAAGTCCCTGGGCCAAAACTTCGTCATTGACGGCAACACCATCCGCAGGATCGTCGCCGCCGCGGACATCCACCCCGACGAGACAGTCCTTGAGGTGGGGCCCGGGCTGGGATCGCTCACCCTGGGGCTGCTGGACGCCGCCCGCTCCGTCGTCGCCGTCGAGATTGATCCGGTGCTTGCCGGCAAACTGCCTGCCACGGTCGCCCAGTGGCGACCGGCCGCCGTCGGGAATTTTCACCTTGTGCTCGCCGACGCCATGCGGGTCACCGAGCTGCCGGTGCAGCCGACCGCTCTCGTGGCGAACCTTCCCTACAACGTTGCCGTCCCGGTGGTCCTGCACCTGCTGCAGCACTTCCCGAGTCTCCGCCATGGCCTGGTGATGGTCCAGGACGAGGTGGCCGACCGGCTCGCCGCCGGGCCCGGGTCCAAGACCTACGGCGTTCCCTCGGTCAAGGCAGCCTGGTACAGCAGCATGCGCAAAGCGGGGGTCATCGGCATGAACGTCTTCTGGCCCGCACCCAAGATCCACTCCGGCCTCGTGTCGTTTACCCGCCGGGAACCACCCGTCACCACGGCCACCCGGGAACAGGTGTTCGCCGTTATCGATGCCGCCTTCGCCCAGCGGCGCAAGACGCTTCGCGCGGCACTGGCCGGATGGGCCGGCAGCGCCGCGGAGGCCGAACGCTGCCTGCGGGCCGCCGGCATCGACCCCACCGCGCGCGGCGAAGTGATCGACATCGCGGCCTTTTCCAGGATCGCGGAAGCCCGCGAGCAGCCGGTAAACTGA
- a CDS encoding 4-(cytidine 5'-diphospho)-2-C-methyl-D-erythritol kinase, whose translation MNAVRGRFAARTVRVKAPGKVNVSLDVGPLRPDGYHSVASVYLAVSLYEEVAATSTDTGEITVSISPASTLDLDGVDIPLDERNLAYKAAAIMADVSEHSTGVHLEITKRVPVAGGMGGGSADAAATLLACDALWNSGLSRDELAHLAAELGADVPFSLLGGTAVGLGLGDELSPALVKAQTDWVLVTADFGLPTPEVYRTLDRLRAAEGAAVEEPTAVDPMILQALRSGDADALSRVLVNDLQRASIELAPGLRDTLGLGESLGAIAGIVSGSGPTVALLAHSPAAAEGLAEDLRHHGLDAMAVHGPVHGARIISDTLL comes from the coding sequence ATGAACGCAGTGAGAGGGCGCTTTGCCGCGAGGACTGTCCGGGTCAAGGCCCCCGGCAAGGTAAACGTCTCACTCGATGTTGGCCCCCTTCGCCCGGACGGCTACCACTCGGTGGCCAGCGTCTACCTCGCGGTGTCCCTCTACGAAGAAGTCGCCGCCACCAGCACGGACACCGGGGAAATAACAGTCAGCATCAGCCCGGCCAGCACCCTCGACCTCGACGGTGTGGACATCCCCCTGGATGAGCGCAACCTGGCCTACAAGGCCGCCGCGATCATGGCCGACGTCTCGGAGCACTCCACCGGCGTCCATCTCGAGATCACGAAGCGGGTGCCCGTGGCCGGAGGCATGGGCGGCGGCTCGGCCGACGCGGCAGCCACGCTGCTTGCCTGCGACGCGCTGTGGAACAGCGGACTCTCGCGCGACGAACTCGCCCATCTGGCCGCAGAACTCGGCGCCGACGTTCCGTTCTCCCTGCTCGGCGGTACCGCCGTCGGGCTCGGCCTGGGCGACGAACTCTCGCCGGCCCTCGTCAAAGCCCAGACCGACTGGGTCCTGGTGACCGCGGATTTCGGCCTGCCCACCCCGGAGGTCTACCGGACCCTGGACCGGCTGCGCGCCGCCGAGGGGGCCGCAGTCGAGGAACCCACCGCGGTGGACCCGATGATCCTCCAGGCCCTGCGCAGCGGGGACGCCGACGCTTTGAGCCGCGTGCTGGTCAACGATCTCCAGCGCGCCTCGATTGAGCTGGCCCCCGGCCTCCGGGACACCCTGGGTCTCGGTGAATCTTTGGGGGCGATCGCCGGCATCGTCTCCGGTTCCGGACCCACGGTCGCGCTGCTGGCCCACAGCCCGGCGGCGGCTGAGGGGCTGGCCGAAGACCTCCGGCACCACGGCCTCGACGCCATGGCGGTGCACGGCCCGGTTCACGGGGCGCGCATCATCTCCGATACGCTCCTTTAA
- a CDS encoding ABC-F family ATP-binding cassette domain-containing protein has translation MAHLLGGENLTVSYATRTVLDGVTIGLEEGDRIGMVGRNGDGKSTLMRLLAMRATPDTGRVTKRSEVNIGYLDQSDVLDGDLTVGAAIVGDQADYEWARNPQIREVMGGLVSDVDWHANVHALSGGQKRRVALAKLLIEDHDVIMLDEPTNHLDVEGVAWLSRHLKTRWRANQGAFLVVTHDRWFLDEVCTKTWEVHDGIVDPFDGGYAAYVLARAERDRSASVVESKRQQLVKKELAWLRRGAPARTAKPKFRIEAANALIADVPEPRDATALSKMATARLGKDVLDLENVSLDFLGGDPGQKLFDNITLRLAPGERLGLVGVNGAGKTTLLKLLNGEIQPSSGKVKRGKTVVTAVLSQEVKELDDVSDLRVIEVIEREKRSFNVGGKEFTAGQLVEQLGFTNEKQWTPVKDLSGGERRRLQLLRLLVGEPNVLMLDEPTNDLDTDTLAAVEDVLDGWPGTLVVVSHDRYLLERVTDHQMALLGDGKIRALPRGVDQYLELREAALAGSTITGGGNPVIAASGSSAAAAGGPSEAEKRDARKAKNRIDRQLGKLKQQEDKIHAQMTAAAADGSAAGKLAELNKKLKDLAVEREALELEWLGALEVLGE, from the coding sequence GTGGCACACCTGCTCGGCGGCGAGAACCTTACGGTCTCGTATGCAACCCGTACCGTTCTCGACGGCGTTACCATCGGCCTCGAGGAGGGCGACCGGATCGGCATGGTCGGCCGCAACGGCGACGGCAAGTCCACGCTGATGCGTCTGCTGGCGATGCGCGCCACCCCGGACACCGGCCGGGTGACCAAGCGCAGCGAGGTCAACATCGGTTACCTGGACCAGAGCGACGTGCTCGACGGCGACCTCACCGTCGGTGCCGCGATCGTCGGGGACCAGGCCGACTATGAGTGGGCCCGCAATCCCCAGATCCGCGAAGTCATGGGCGGCCTTGTCTCGGACGTTGACTGGCATGCCAACGTGCATGCCCTGTCCGGCGGGCAGAAGCGCCGGGTGGCGCTGGCCAAGCTGCTGATCGAGGACCACGACGTCATCATGCTCGACGAGCCCACCAACCACCTCGACGTCGAAGGCGTCGCCTGGCTGTCGAGGCACCTGAAGACCCGCTGGCGGGCCAACCAGGGTGCCTTCCTGGTGGTCACCCACGACCGCTGGTTCCTTGACGAAGTCTGTACCAAGACCTGGGAAGTCCACGACGGAATCGTCGACCCGTTCGACGGCGGCTATGCCGCCTACGTGCTGGCCCGGGCCGAACGCGACCGCTCGGCCTCCGTGGTGGAAAGCAAGCGCCAGCAGCTCGTGAAGAAGGAACTCGCCTGGCTCCGGCGCGGCGCCCCGGCCCGCACCGCCAAGCCCAAATTCCGGATCGAGGCGGCAAACGCCCTGATCGCTGATGTTCCCGAGCCGCGCGACGCGACGGCCTTGAGCAAAATGGCCACCGCCCGGCTCGGCAAGGACGTCCTGGACCTCGAAAACGTCTCCCTCGACTTCCTCGGCGGCGACCCCGGGCAGAAGCTTTTCGACAACATCACGCTGCGGCTTGCGCCCGGCGAGCGGCTGGGCCTGGTGGGCGTCAACGGTGCCGGCAAAACCACCCTGCTGAAGCTCCTCAACGGCGAGATCCAGCCCAGTTCGGGGAAGGTCAAGCGCGGCAAGACCGTGGTCACCGCGGTCCTCTCCCAGGAGGTCAAGGAGCTTGACGACGTCTCGGACCTGCGCGTGATCGAAGTGATCGAGCGCGAAAAGCGCTCCTTCAACGTCGGCGGCAAGGAATTCACCGCCGGCCAGCTCGTGGAGCAGCTCGGCTTCACGAACGAGAAGCAGTGGACCCCGGTCAAGGACCTGTCCGGTGGCGAACGCCGGCGCCTCCAGCTCCTGCGCCTGCTGGTGGGGGAGCCGAACGTGCTGATGCTCGACGAGCCGACCAACGACCTCGACACCGACACCCTGGCCGCCGTCGAGGACGTGCTGGACGGCTGGCCCGGCACCCTCGTCGTCGTCAGCCACGACCGCTACCTGCTGGAGCGGGTCACTGACCATCAGATGGCACTCCTCGGCGACGGCAAGATCCGTGCCCTGCCGCGCGGCGTGGACCAGTACCTGGAACTGCGCGAGGCGGCGCTGGCCGGCTCCACGATCACCGGCGGCGGCAACCCCGTCATCGCCGCCAGCGGTAGCTCCGCGGCCGCCGCGGGCGGCCCCTCGGAAGCCGAGAAGCGGGACGCCCGCAAGGCCAAGAACCGGATTGACCGCCAGCTGGGCAAGCTCAAACAGCAGGAGGACAAGATCCACGCCCAGATGACCGCAGCGGCTGCCGACGGCTCCGCCGCGGGCAAGCTCGCCGAGCTCAACAAAAAGCTCAAGGATCTCGCGGTCGAACGCGAAGCCCTTGAACTTGAATGGCTGGGAGCCCTCGAGGTTCTCGGCGAGTAG
- a CDS encoding TetR/AcrR family transcriptional regulator — MTGPQRRSQLIGIGRGLFAVRGLDGTTIEEIAAAAGVSKPVIYEHFGSKEGLYTQVVECEFRILLGSINDALSEEAKPRVLVERAALALLTYIEDRTEGFRILMRDAPPAQPEGAFSTLLSHVTARVEYILADEFARRGFTSADGAMYAQMLVGMVAMTGQWWQECRTPDKREVAAHLVNLAWNGLTGLRKDPELRSDD, encoded by the coding sequence ATGACAGGGCCCCAGCGCCGCAGCCAGCTGATCGGCATCGGCCGGGGACTCTTCGCAGTGCGCGGACTGGACGGGACCACCATCGAGGAGATCGCCGCGGCGGCAGGGGTGTCCAAACCGGTGATCTATGAGCACTTCGGCTCGAAGGAAGGCCTGTACACGCAGGTCGTGGAATGCGAGTTCCGGATCCTGCTGGGCTCCATCAACGATGCGCTTTCCGAGGAAGCCAAACCGCGCGTGCTGGTCGAGCGGGCCGCCCTGGCGCTGCTGACCTATATCGAGGACCGCACCGAAGGCTTCCGCATCCTGATGCGCGACGCCCCGCCGGCGCAGCCCGAGGGAGCCTTCTCCACCCTGCTCTCCCACGTCACAGCCCGCGTGGAGTACATCCTGGCCGACGAGTTCGCCCGCCGCGGCTTCACGTCGGCCGACGGCGCCATGTACGCGCAGATGCTGGTGGGAATGGTGGCAATGACGGGACAGTGGTGGCAGGAGTGCCGCACGCCGGACAAGCGCGAAGTGGCCGCGCACCTGGTCAACCTCGCCTGGAACGGCCTCACCGGCCTCCGGAAAGACCCCGAACTCCGCAGCGACGACTAG
- the glmU gene encoding bifunctional UDP-N-acetylglucosamine diphosphorylase/glucosamine-1-phosphate N-acetyltransferase GlmU gives MSPEKTGPAAVIVLAAGAGTRMKSRTPKILHEIGGRSLVGHALHAARTIRPQELALVVRHERDLVAAHIAAVDPGALIVDQDEVPGTGRAVEAALEALDARGPLSGTVVVTYGDVPLLTGELLGQLVASHEAEHNAVTVLTAVLDDATGYGRILRAADGSVTGIREHKDATDTERDIREINSGIYAFDAAVLRDSLAHVTTDNAQGEKYLTDVLSLARAAGGRVAAVVTEDRWQVEGANDRVQLSALGAELNRRTVEAWMRAGVTVLDPATTWIDATVTLDEDVRLLPNIQLHGTTTVARDAVVGPDTTLTDVRVGEGAKVVRTHGSGSTIGAKASVGPFTYLRPGTVLGETGKIGAFYETKNVTIGRGSKLSHLGYAGDAEIGEDTNIGCGNITANYDGEKKHRTVIGSGVRTGSNTVFVAPVRVGDGAYSGAGAVIRRDVPPGALVLSLAKQQNSEGWVLANRPGSVSASLAEAAGATTTSSSTPASTEEG, from the coding sequence GTGAGCCCCGAGAAGACCGGCCCAGCCGCCGTAATCGTCCTAGCTGCAGGTGCCGGTACCCGGATGAAGTCCCGTACCCCCAAAATCCTCCACGAGATCGGTGGCCGGTCCCTCGTCGGCCACGCCCTGCATGCCGCCCGCACGATCCGGCCGCAGGAACTGGCCCTCGTGGTCCGTCATGAACGCGACCTGGTGGCCGCCCACATCGCCGCCGTCGACCCGGGAGCCCTGATCGTTGACCAGGACGAGGTTCCCGGCACCGGCCGCGCCGTCGAAGCCGCCCTGGAGGCACTGGACGCACGCGGACCGCTCAGCGGCACCGTCGTCGTGACCTACGGCGACGTCCCCCTGCTCACCGGTGAACTGCTTGGCCAACTCGTCGCCAGCCACGAGGCTGAGCACAACGCCGTCACAGTCCTCACGGCCGTTCTGGACGACGCCACCGGCTACGGCCGCATCCTCCGCGCGGCGGACGGGTCGGTCACCGGCATCCGGGAGCACAAGGACGCCACGGACACCGAACGCGACATCCGGGAGATCAACTCCGGCATTTACGCCTTCGACGCCGCAGTGCTCCGTGACTCGCTGGCCCACGTCACGACCGACAACGCCCAGGGCGAGAAGTACCTCACCGACGTGCTGTCCCTGGCCCGTGCCGCCGGAGGCCGCGTCGCCGCCGTCGTCACGGAAGACCGCTGGCAGGTCGAAGGTGCCAATGACCGGGTCCAGCTTTCGGCCCTCGGCGCCGAACTCAACCGGCGCACCGTCGAGGCCTGGATGCGCGCCGGCGTCACTGTCCTCGACCCGGCCACCACCTGGATCGACGCCACCGTGACCCTCGACGAGGACGTGCGGCTGCTGCCCAACATCCAGCTGCACGGCACCACCACGGTGGCGCGCGACGCCGTCGTCGGCCCCGACACGACCCTCACCGATGTCCGCGTGGGGGAGGGCGCCAAGGTGGTCCGCACGCACGGTTCAGGTTCCACGATCGGAGCCAAAGCGAGCGTCGGGCCGTTCACCTACCTGCGCCCCGGCACCGTCCTCGGCGAGACCGGCAAGATCGGCGCGTTCTACGAGACCAAGAACGTCACCATCGGCCGGGGTTCCAAGCTCTCCCACCTCGGCTACGCGGGCGACGCCGAGATCGGCGAAGACACGAACATCGGCTGCGGAAACATCACCGCGAACTACGACGGCGAGAAGAAGCACCGCACGGTCATCGGCTCGGGTGTGCGCACCGGCTCCAACACCGTCTTCGTCGCACCCGTCCGGGTCGGTGACGGGGCCTACAGCGGAGCCGGCGCAGTGATCCGCCGCGACGTTCCGCCCGGCGCCCTGGTCCTGTCCCTGGCCAAGCAGCAGAACTCCGAGGGCTGGGTCCTCGCGAACCGCCCCGGCTCGGTTTCGGCGTCCCTGGCCGAGGCTGCCGGCGCCACCACAACTTCCTCCAGTACTCCGGCATCTACAGAAGAGGGCTAG
- a CDS encoding ribose-phosphate diphosphokinase — MSEITARGEKKLVLAAGRAHPELAKEIAKELGTELLPLDAYDFANGEIYVRAGESVRGTDAFVIQAHPAPLNNWLMEQLIMIDSLKRASAKRITVVSPFYPYARQDKKGRGREPISARLIADLYKTAGADRIMSVDLHTSQIQGFFDGPVDHLMAIPLLAEYIRTRVAADNITVVSPDTGRVRVAEQWAERLGGAPLAFVHKSRDLTVPNQAMSKTVVGQIEGRTCVLIDDMIDTGGTISGAVQVLKNAGAKDVIIAATHAVFSDPAAQRLAESGAREVVVTNTLPIDASKRFPQLTVLSIAPLIARAIREVFDDGSVTSLFDGNA, encoded by the coding sequence ATGAGCGAAATTACGGCACGCGGCGAGAAGAAGCTGGTGCTTGCCGCTGGGCGCGCGCATCCTGAGCTGGCGAAGGAAATCGCCAAGGAGCTCGGAACCGAGCTGCTGCCCCTGGATGCCTACGACTTCGCCAACGGCGAGATCTACGTCCGCGCCGGGGAGAGCGTGCGGGGCACCGACGCTTTCGTCATCCAGGCGCACCCGGCCCCGCTGAACAACTGGCTGATGGAACAGCTCATCATGATCGATTCGCTCAAGCGGGCCTCCGCCAAGCGCATCACCGTGGTGTCTCCGTTCTACCCGTACGCCCGGCAGGACAAGAAGGGCCGCGGCCGCGAGCCCATCTCCGCCCGCCTGATCGCGGACCTGTACAAAACCGCCGGCGCCGACCGCATCATGAGCGTTGACCTGCACACCTCGCAGATCCAGGGCTTCTTCGACGGTCCCGTGGACCACCTGATGGCCATCCCGCTGCTGGCGGAGTACATCCGCACCCGCGTCGCGGCAGACAACATCACGGTCGTCTCCCCGGACACCGGCCGGGTCCGGGTCGCCGAACAGTGGGCCGAGCGCCTCGGCGGCGCGCCGCTGGCCTTCGTGCACAAGAGCCGGGACCTGACCGTTCCGAACCAGGCCATGTCCAAGACGGTCGTCGGCCAGATCGAGGGCCGCACCTGCGTCCTGATCGACGACATGATTGACACCGGCGGCACCATTTCCGGCGCGGTCCAGGTGCTCAAAAACGCCGGCGCCAAGGACGTTATCATCGCCGCAACACACGCCGTCTTCTCCGATCCCGCGGCCCAGCGGCTGGCGGAATCCGGCGCCCGCGAGGTCGTCGTCACCAACACCCTGCCGATTGACGCCAGCAAGCGCTTCCCGCAGCTCACCGTGCTGTCCATCGCGCCGCTGATCGCGCGCGCCATCCGCGAAGTGTTCGACGACGGCTCCGTCACCAGCCTGTTCGACGGCAACGCCTAA
- a CDS encoding 50S ribosomal protein L25/general stress protein Ctc has product MAEQKLAAEVRTEFGKGFARRARMEGLIPAVIYGHGAEPIHITLPAKSTTLAVRVANALLTLDINGEQHLALVKDIQRNPIKQIIEHLDLLTVRLGEKVTVDVPVHVTGELAPGNVFNQEMTTVSLEAEATHLPTGIEVSIEGRTAGEHIHASDLVLPKGAVLLADAEALVVHISEATEVSEEEASSDVTEGSSVSEATA; this is encoded by the coding sequence ATGGCTGAGCAGAAGCTCGCAGCAGAAGTACGCACCGAATTCGGCAAGGGCTTCGCCCGCCGCGCCCGCATGGAGGGCCTGATCCCGGCCGTCATCTACGGCCACGGCGCCGAGCCCATCCACATCACCCTGCCGGCCAAGTCCACCACCCTGGCCGTCCGCGTTGCCAACGCGCTCCTGACCCTGGACATCAACGGCGAACAGCACCTCGCCCTGGTCAAGGACATCCAGCGCAACCCGATCAAGCAGATCATCGAGCACCTCGACCTCCTGACCGTCCGCCTGGGCGAGAAGGTCACCGTGGACGTTCCCGTGCACGTGACCGGTGAGCTTGCCCCCGGCAACGTGTTCAACCAGGAAATGACCACCGTCTCCCTCGAGGCCGAGGCTACCCACCTGCCGACCGGCATCGAGGTCAGCATCGAGGGCCGCACGGCCGGCGAGCACATCCACGCTTCCGACCTTGTTCTGCCCAAGGGCGCCGTCCTGCTGGCCGACGCCGAGGCCCTCGTCGTGCACATCTCCGAGGCCACCGAGGTCTCCGAGGAAGAAGCATCCTCCGACGTCACCGAAGGCTCTTCGGTCTCAGAAGCAACCGCGTAG
- the pth gene encoding aminoacyl-tRNA hydrolase translates to MTDTWLIVGLGNPGAEYAHNRHNVGQMVLDELASRIGSGFKSHKSRAQVLEGRLGIGGPRVVLAKPMSYMNISGGPVSALARFYDIEPGHVIAVHDEIDIPFNTVKLKLGGGEGGHNGLRDISKALATKDYLRVRVGVGRPPGRMDTADYVLKDFSGSEKKELPFLIDAAADAVETLVRDGLPAAQQQFHPAKAP, encoded by the coding sequence ATGACTGACACCTGGCTGATCGTAGGCCTCGGGAACCCCGGAGCCGAGTACGCCCACAACCGGCACAACGTCGGACAGATGGTCCTTGACGAACTCGCTTCCCGGATCGGGAGCGGCTTCAAGTCCCACAAGTCCCGGGCGCAGGTTCTGGAGGGCCGGCTTGGCATCGGCGGACCGCGGGTGGTGCTGGCCAAACCGATGAGCTACATGAATATTTCCGGCGGGCCGGTCTCTGCGCTGGCCAGGTTCTATGACATCGAGCCCGGCCATGTCATCGCCGTGCACGACGAAATCGACATTCCCTTTAATACAGTGAAGCTGAAGCTCGGTGGCGGCGAAGGTGGCCACAACGGGCTGCGGGATATCTCCAAGGCCCTGGCCACCAAGGACTACCTGCGGGTGCGGGTCGGCGTGGGCCGTCCGCCGGGCCGGATGGACACGGCAGACTATGTGCTGAAGGACTTTTCCGGCTCCGAGAAAAAGGAACTGCCGTTCCTCATCGACGCCGCGGCCGATGCTGTGGAGACTTTGGTCCGCGACGGCCTGCCTGCGGCCCAGCAGCAGTTCCACCCCGCCAAGGCACCCTAG